AAACTGTACGGTATCGTTAGGTCCGATTGCCAGCCGTTGAGCATCGGTAAATCCAAAGTAGAAGTGGAAATCAAAGTGGGGCTTGTCATAGACGTGTGCCGGCTCGTGTCCCATCGGGTTCCAGTCAATCAACGCATGGGTAAAGTTTGTTTTTCCCGCTTTGAGATGGAAGGGAAGGGTGATGGAAGTGGGTTGTTCCGGCAGGCTTGACAAAGTGGCCTCGTTGAGAATAATACCCAGCTCGACAGGCGTGCCGCTCAGGCTTTCGGTATAGTAGGTCTTAACGTTGCCATTTCCCAATCTGACAACATTGCCGTAGTAAGTAACTGTCTTATCCGCATTGGCGGATTTGAGTTGTGACTGATCGCTGAGCGATCCCAAATCGGCTAGTTCTTGCTGACATCCGGCCAGCAATACAAGAACCAGAATGAATAATGATCTTATTTTTGTCATGACTGATTTGAATTTAAGGTTGAATAATGACGAAATGTTAGAGGTTAAATAATGATGAAAAATAACTCTTAAAGGAAGACGCCTGCCAATCTGCTTAAATGCGGTGTGGTAGAGTCCCGTGGTCCCGACAGCTTAGAGTCCCGCATCGGGGATCATGTGCTGCCTTTCATTCATCCAATTTATGCAAAAGGAAAAAGAAATAAGAAGTCGTATAGTGTCGGAATCGGGTTCCGGTATTATGTTCTGATATTATGATATGCGGCATTTTCCGCTTTAAGGGTGAGAGCCTGTTTAAATTTTACCGAAACATTTTCATATAAGGAGGCGAAACTCCTTTCTTTGCTCCTTTTTTAGCCTCTTTCGGGTATATTTTTCACTTTTCCCCCTTGATTTAGCCAGCTAAATCTGCGGGATAAAAGCAAAAAATCCCCCTCGAAATAGTCCTGAAAAAGTCGAGCAATAAAATTTAAACAGGCTCTTAGGTTTAACAACAATCTTAGTCGGACTATATCCGTACTGCTTTTACTGGAAACGGGATAAGTTGTGGCTCCCGTTTTCGTTTGCTGCTTTTCAATCGGCTTCGATAAATTAGAACAACTCTAAAATACTTTTGATTGATGCCGGAATAGAGTTTTAGGAAAAGTTATCCGTTAGGTATGCGATTGTTCAATCACTGTTGCATACTGTTGACTAAAAGCCTATTGTGCAAAAATGTGCGTCCGGATGTTTGTAAAGATTTAGAAAACAGGTAATGCCAATATTGTTACAGAGAATGATGAAATGGAAAAGTGAAGGGTATCTGTCAGATTTACGACTAAAGCTGCTTCATGCATTTATAAAGCTCCGTACATCGCTATCCACCACTTTTCACTAACTTTGCCTTCATCCATAAGAAAAAACAGATATGAAACGAATAAAACGATTACTAACCGTAATATTATCATCCAGTTACATTATGACACAAGCAACCAATCCTTTTCTGATCAAACCGGCAACACCGTTTGAGACAGTACCTTTTGATAAAATCAAAATCGAGCATTACGAACCGGCTTTCGATGAAGCCATGAAGCTTCACAATATTGAGATCGATGCTATTGTCAATAACCACCAGGCTCCTACATTTGCCAATACAATTGAGGCGCTGGAACATTCGGGCCATATCCTCAATCTGGTTTCATCTGTATTCTTCAACCTCAACAGTGCAGAGAGCAACGACCAGATGATGGATCTTTCGCAAAAGATTTCCCCGAAACTGACTGAACACAGCAATAATATCACGCTCAATGAGAAACTGTTTGACCGGGTGAAAGCGGTATATGACCAACGTGACAAACTTGGACTGAATCCGGAACAGAAAATGCTGCTCGAACGCACCTACATCAGCTTCGAAAAGAACGGGGCTAACCTGAAAGGCGAGGATAAGGAAAAATTCCGCAAGCTTTCGACCGACCTGGCACAAGCAACTCTTATGTTCGGACAAAATGTATTGAAAGAGACCAACAAATACCTGCTCGAACTGACCGACAAAAGCGAGCTTGCAGGACTTCCCGCAGATGTTATCGATGCGGCTGCCCTTCGCGCCAAAGATAAAAAGAAAACCGGATGGGCATTTGACCTCTCCATGCCGAGCTACGTGGCATTTATGAAATACTCCGACCGTCGCGACCTGCGCGAAAAGCTTTACATGGCATATAACAGCAAATGTATGAACGGCGGCGAATTTGACAACCGTGAGCTAATCAAAAAAATATCCCAACTCCGCATGGAGATCGCCCAACTGATGGGCTACAAAAACTATGCGGAATATGCCCTCCGCGACCGTATGGCTAAAAACGAAAACAACGTTTACGATCTGCTCAACAAACTGCTCGATGCCTACAAACCGGTTGCACTGGAAGAATACAAAGAGCTGCAGGGCTACGCTATCGGCCACGAGAATAAAGACATCACGTTGATGCCGTGGGATTTCTCTTACTACGCTGAAAAGCTGAAGGATGCCAAATTTCAGATCAACGACGAACTGCTCCGCCCCTACTTCGAGCTGGAGAATGTAAAAAAAGGCGTTTTCGGCCTGGCAACCGAGCTATACGGATTGACATTTAAGAAAAACGAGAAGATCCCGGTGTACAACCCCGAAGTGGAAGCCTTCGAAGTATATGATGTACACAAGAAATTCATCGCTATCCTCTATACCGACTTCCATCCCCGCAGCGGCAAACGCAACGGAGCCTGGATGACGGAATACAAAGGTCAGTACAAACTCAATGGAAAAGACAACCGTCCATCCATCTCGCTGGTAATGAACTTTACCCGGCCGACTGCATCCAAACCGGCATTGCTGACTTACGACGAAGTGAACACCTTCCTGCATGAATTCGGACACTCGCTTCACGGCATGCTAACTCAATGCACCTACGAATCTCTCTCCGGCACGAATGTTTACCGTGACTTCGTGGAGCTTCCTTCACAGTTTATGGAGAATTACATGAGCCAGAAAGAGTTCCTGGACCGTTTTGCCGTGCACTACCAAACCGGAGAAAAAATCCCCGCCGAGCTCGTTAAAAAAATCAAAGAAGCGGATAACTTCAATGTGGCGTACGCAACTGTTCGCCAGTTAAATTTCGGCTTCCTGGATATGGCGTGGCACACTCTCACCTCATCATTCGGCGGTGACCCACTGGTTTTCGAAAGCGAGGCATGCTCTAAAACCCAGATATTGCCCAAAGTGGATGGCGTCTCTATCAGCACGGCATTCAACCACATCTTTGCAGGGGGTTATGCAGCAGGATATTACAGCTACAAATGGGCAGAAGTACTCGATGCTGATGCTTTCTCGCTTTTCGAGCAAAAAGGGATATTCAGCAAGGAGGCTGCCGACTCATTCCGCAAAAACATATTAGAAAAAGGAGGCACCGAAGACCCGATGGTTTTATATAAAAAATTCCGTGGACAGGAGCCAACCATTGATGCTTTATTGAAAAGAACCGGAATATAAAAATGAAAAAATCCACCTGATACACTGAACCATTTTCTGAACGTTACGTTATTTGAGTCGTGAACACTATTTATACTGAATATAAAAAACAAATTGATTTATGGCTACAGTAACATTAAAAGGAAACGAGTTTAACACATCAGGTAATTTACCATCAGTAGGCAGCGAAGCCCCTGCATTCGAATTGGTAAAAAACGATTTGGGTAACCTGAGCCTGGCTGAACTAAAAGGCAAGAAAGTGGTTTTGAATATCTTCCCAAGCTTAGACACTGCAACCTGCGCAACTTCAGTTCGCAAATTCAACGTTGATGCTGCTAAAAAAGACAACGTGGTGGTATTGGGCATTTCAAAAGACCTTCCGTTTGCCAGTGGTCGCTTCTGCTCAACAGAAGGAATTGATAAAGTAATCACTTTGTCTGCTTTCCGTGATAAAGGATTCGGTGCAGCTTACGGAGTGGATATTGTGGATGGCCCATTGGCCGGACTCTTTGCGCGTTCAGTTGTGGTAATTGACGAAAACGGCAAAGTGGTTTATACAGAACTGGTACCTGAAACAGTAAATGAACCAAATTACGAAGCCGCATTGGCTGCATTGTAATTGCCAATTGCATAGAACATTGAAGCGGTTTAGTTGGGTGAACATCCAATTAAACCGCTTTTGTTTTTAATTACTATATTACACTATTGAATGGTTTTCTGCTGCAAAATGATTTTATCTCATTGAAATAATATCCCGGAGAACTCCTTTTTAAGTATTATCTATAGCCTGCGGATATTCATACGAAAAATTTTTATTATCTTTGCAGACCCAAATCGAATAGATTGATTTTAGAATGAAAGCCACCAAAGTATTATTTATCTCTCAAGAGGTAATGCCCTATCTCCCGGAATCGGAAATCTCAACCATTTGCAGACAACTACCCCAAGGAATACAGGAACGAGGAAAAGAAATCCGCAATTTCATGCCTAGATTCGGCTGTATCAACGAACGCCGTAACCAACTGCATGAAGTAATCCGTCTTTCGGGTATGAACCTGATCATTGACGATACGGATCACCCGCTCATTATCAAAGTGGCATCTATCCAATCTGCCAGAATGCAGATTTACTTCATCGACAACGATGACTACTTCCAGCGCAAAGGTACGGTAGCCGACGACGATGGCACCGAATATGAAGACAACGATGAACGTTGTATATTCTTTGCCCGTGGTGTGCTCGAAACCGTTAAGAAGCTCCGCTGGACTCCCGATATTATCCACTGCCACGGCTGGATTACCGCTTTGGCTCCCCTTTACATTAAAAAAGTATATTCCGACGATCCGTTCTTCAGTAACTCTAAAATCGTATATTCTGTGTACGATCACGACTTCCAGAACAAATTTCGTCCGAATTTCAGCGAAATGCTCCGTCTTGACGGAATTACTGATGAAGATGTTGCTTCAATTGTCGGAAAAGAGGCTACCTTTGCCGACCTGTCCAAGTTTGCAATGCAATTTTCAGACGGCGTAATCCAGGGTAGCGCAAACATCAACGAAGAGGTAAAATCTGCCGCACTCAGCAGTGGACTTCCTTTCCTTGATTACCAGCAACCTGATGTTTACATCGATGCTTATAATGAATTTTATGACAAGGTATGGGAGAATGCAAATAAATAAAAATTATTTACAGCTCCCCGCTTAACATATAATTTAATTGCTACTTTTGGGCACTGTTGAATAGACTTTACAACTATGAAACCGGCATGCACAGGCATTCTTTTCAAAGTATGATGATGCTGCAGGTTTCATGTATAGCCAACCAAATCCATTAATGACAGATGAAGTTAAAGTATTTGTTTTTAGCCTTGGCATCATACGCCCTTTTCTCATGCAATGACACATTAGACCAGATCGGCTCTATCTTACAGCCGAATTCTGACATTCTTGCAGTATCCAACGATACCTTTAATATCGAATCAGCCACCGTCATCTTAGATTCTATCTATGCCAAGACTGACATTGGTCTGTTAGGGAAATTCCACGACGACACTTACGGAAACCTCACCTGTGACTACTTCGGGCAGGTACGCTGTCCGGATGATTTCTCGTTAACCACAAAAGGAGAAGAGTTGCTCTCACTTGACTCTGCATCTATCGCCCTGCAATATACTTCCTATGTTGGTGACTCTCTGGAGCCCATGCAGATTTCCGTGTACAGAATGAAGAATACAGACGCATTCAGTAACGGAAAAAACCTGTACTCTAATCACAATACGCCCAAATCAAGTGATTTAACTTTTTGGAGAAAAAAGACTGTATCAACCTACGATGCTTCTATACCTGATTCTCTAAGATCAACCAGCTCTACCAGGTATCTGTACATGACGTTACCCGCCGGCTCCATAGATACATTGGTAAAAAAGGCTAAAAACCCGACTGAGTTTAACAAGTACATCCCCGGGCTTTATTTCACCACAAACTATGGAACAAAAGCCATCATTAAAACTACCGGGAGTTTCATCCTCCTCCATTATACTTATAAAAAAGACACTGACACAATTTCCAATCAGTCATATCCTCTGGCATTTACTAAAGAGCTTTTTCAGATCAACCATTACCAAAACAACACCAACTGGCAAGAATTAGATACGATCAACTACTCATACATAAAAACGCCAGTCGGTTTAGTTACCAAACTCCCTATTCCATTAGGGCAAATGGCCGATTCATTGATTAAACATAATGCAGAACGCCTAAATGGAGTCAAACTCGCCTTAGGATCAGTACGCGTTGAGAAACTGACTAGCGTACTGCAGCCACCCACATATCTTTTATTGGTTAAAAAGACGCAGATGGATTCCCTGTTTAGCGGTAAGATAACTTTTGATGCAGAGAAACATCTCTATGCCACATTCTCAAAAACAAACAACACCTACACATTTTCCAACCTCCGCACCGCACTTAACGATGATTTGAATGCTCTTGCTAATCAGATCAAAGCAGCAAAAGAGGAGGGAAATGCAACCAAACTAAGTTCACTGATCAACCAAAAACAAGAGTTTTACCTGGTGCCTTTTACCATACAGAACTCAAACACCAGCGGAACGATAACCGCCATTTCGCACGACTTTGCTCCTTCAGCCGTAAAACTGAAGACCAAAGACCTCAAAATGTCTATCATTTATTCTAAATGATCCAAACAAAAGCATACGACAATCGCTTGTACCCTTTGGTGCAAGCGATTTTTTTATATCCAAATAGCCCATTCTCCTTTGTAAAAATCCTAAACACGCAATCGGGAGACGTATTATTTATTAAATTTGTCGTTCATAAATCCACGTATGGCAAAGAAAAAAAGAGGTAAAACTTTTTGGCAGCATATCCGTTTCCAGTACAAGCTTTCGATACTGAATGAAAAGACACTTGAAGAGGTGTGGGCGTACAAATTATCGTTGCTTTCAGCTTTTTGGGCCGGACTTGCTCTTTTCATCTTTGCCGTTTTAATTGTTTCCACCCTGATCGTTTACACCCCCATTAAAAACTTCCTTCCCGGATACCTGGATGTGAAAGCACGAAACGACATTCAAAACAATGCCCTGAGGCTGGATTCGCTGGAAGAACAAATCAGTAATCAGGATAAATATCTGGCCAATCTGAAAGGGGTACTCAGAGGAGATATCAAACTCGACTCTATATCTGTGATCGACTCCCTGATCAGCGTTAGTCCGGAAAATGTGAAAGCGTCAAAAGCTGAACTCGCATACCGGGCACAATACGAAGAGGATGAAAAATACAACCTGTCCATTCAGCCGAAATCTTCAAACGGAGAGAAAAGCATCGTATTTACCCGTCCTGTAAAAGGGGTAATTTCGCAAAACTTTAATCCGTCAATCAAGCAATTCGGCATTGCTGTCGCTGCCAATGCTAACAGCCCGGTAATGTCTGTCCTCGAAGGAAATGTCATTCAAACCGGATATCTGCCTAACGGAACCGAATTCATCCAGGTGCAACACACTGACGGTTATATTTCCATATATAAAAATTGCAGCCGGATATTGAAATCGCCGGGAGATAATGTTCATGCAGGGGAAGCGTTGGGCACAACAGCGACTTCATCGGATAAGAAAAGCATTCCGGTAATCATTGAAATCTGGTATAAAGGCAAACCTGTTAATCCATCCCAATATATTGTATTTTAAACCAATGAAGAAGAAACAACTGGCCATTCTGGGCTCAACCGGTTCGATCGGAACCCAAGCTCTGGAGGTCGTAGCAGAAAATTCTGAACTTTACGAAATATACGCTTTAACGGCCAATAATAACGTCGACCTGCTGATTGAGCAGGCTCGTCAATTCCAACCCGAAGCGGTAATCATTGCCAATACTGAAAAATACGGCGAACTCAAAGAAGCTCTTAAGGATCTCCAGATTAAAATTTACGCCGGGAATGAGGCCATTGCCCAAATTGTAGAATCAGAACCGATTGATATGGTGCTGACTGCAATGGTCGGTTTCTCGGGATTACAGCCCACCATCCAGGCCATCCGTGCCGGAAAGGCAATTGCATTGGCAAATAAAGAGACACTGGTGGTTGCCGGTGAGTTAATCAACGAGTTGGCGCTGAAACACCGCACCCCTATCCTACCGGTCGATTCAGAACACTCGGCCATTTTCCAGTGTCTGGTGGGAGAAGCGGACAATAAAGTAGAGAAAATTATCCTTACCGCATCCGGTGGTCCGTTCCGCACAACACCGATTGAACAACTGGCACACGTAACGAAACACCAGGCATTGAAACATCCAAACTGGGATATGGGCGCTAAGATCACTATCGACTCAGCTACAATGATGAACAAAGGCTTTGAGGTCATCGAAGCGAAATGGTTATTTGACCTGAAACCGGAAGAGATCGAGGTGGTAGTGCATCCGCAATCCATCATCCATTCCATGGTGCAATTTGAAGACGGAGGAATCAAAGCTCAAATGGGTATGCCTGACATGAAACTT
The Parabacteroides sp. FAFU027 DNA segment above includes these coding regions:
- a CDS encoding DUF5602 domain-containing protein; amino-acid sequence: MTKIRSLFILVLVLLAGCQQELADLGSLSDQSQLKSANADKTVTYYGNVVRLGNGNVKTYYTESLSGTPVELGIILNEATLSSLPEQPTSITLPFHLKAGKTNFTHALIDWNPMGHEPAHVYDKPHFDFHFYFGFTDAQRLAIGPNDTVQFAHVPDSIFCPPMYWKIPGGVPQMGAHWVDLLAPEFNGGTFTKTFIFGSYDGRFIFYEPMITRDYLLTQPNETIEIRQPAAFQSEGWYPMKYSVRYINTNPKQYIISLTNLVYHEAYAE
- a CDS encoding 1-deoxy-D-xylulose-5-phosphate reductoisomerase, whose product is MKKKQLAILGSTGSIGTQALEVVAENSELYEIYALTANNNVDLLIEQARQFQPEAVIIANTEKYGELKEALKDLQIKIYAGNEAIAQIVESEPIDMVLTAMVGFSGLQPTIQAIRAGKAIALANKETLVVAGELINELALKHRTPILPVDSEHSAIFQCLVGEADNKVEKIILTASGGPFRTTPIEQLAHVTKHQALKHPNWDMGAKITIDSATMMNKGFEVIEAKWLFDLKPEEIEVVVHPQSIIHSMVQFEDGGIKAQMGMPDMKLPISYAFSFPKRLASKSPRVDWKTCTEFTFEQPDLKKFRNLAFAYEAMATGGNMPCILNAANEIVVAAFLQDKIGFLQMSDIIEKTMQKASFIQHPGYEDYIATDSEARAIAQSLL
- a CDS encoding glycogen/starch synthase; the protein is MKATKVLFISQEVMPYLPESEISTICRQLPQGIQERGKEIRNFMPRFGCINERRNQLHEVIRLSGMNLIIDDTDHPLIIKVASIQSARMQIYFIDNDDYFQRKGTVADDDGTEYEDNDERCIFFARGVLETVKKLRWTPDIIHCHGWITALAPLYIKKVYSDDPFFSNSKIVYSVYDHDFQNKFRPNFSEMLRLDGITDEDVASIVGKEATFADLSKFAMQFSDGVIQGSANINEEVKSAALSSGLPFLDYQQPDVYIDAYNEFYDKVWENANK
- a CDS encoding DUF4270 domain-containing protein, translating into MKLKYLFLALASYALFSCNDTLDQIGSILQPNSDILAVSNDTFNIESATVILDSIYAKTDIGLLGKFHDDTYGNLTCDYFGQVRCPDDFSLTTKGEELLSLDSASIALQYTSYVGDSLEPMQISVYRMKNTDAFSNGKNLYSNHNTPKSSDLTFWRKKTVSTYDASIPDSLRSTSSTRYLYMTLPAGSIDTLVKKAKNPTEFNKYIPGLYFTTNYGTKAIIKTTGSFILLHYTYKKDTDTISNQSYPLAFTKELFQINHYQNNTNWQELDTINYSYIKTPVGLVTKLPIPLGQMADSLIKHNAERLNGVKLALGSVRVEKLTSVLQPPTYLLLVKKTQMDSLFSGKITFDAEKHLYATFSKTNNTYTFSNLRTALNDDLNALANQIKAAKEEGNATKLSSLINQKQEFYLVPFTIQNSNTSGTITAISHDFAPSAVKLKTKDLKMSIIYSK
- a CDS encoding murein hydrolase activator EnvC family protein, which produces MAKKKRGKTFWQHIRFQYKLSILNEKTLEEVWAYKLSLLSAFWAGLALFIFAVLIVSTLIVYTPIKNFLPGYLDVKARNDIQNNALRLDSLEEQISNQDKYLANLKGVLRGDIKLDSISVIDSLISVSPENVKASKAELAYRAQYEEDEKYNLSIQPKSSNGEKSIVFTRPVKGVISQNFNPSIKQFGIAVAANANSPVMSVLEGNVIQTGYLPNGTEFIQVQHTDGYISIYKNCSRILKSPGDNVHAGEALGTTATSSDKKSIPVIIEIWYKGKPVNPSQYIVF
- the tpx gene encoding thiol peroxidase → MATVTLKGNEFNTSGNLPSVGSEAPAFELVKNDLGNLSLAELKGKKVVLNIFPSLDTATCATSVRKFNVDAAKKDNVVVLGISKDLPFASGRFCSTEGIDKVITLSAFRDKGFGAAYGVDIVDGPLAGLFARSVVVIDENGKVVYTELVPETVNEPNYEAALAAL
- a CDS encoding M3 family metallopeptidase gives rise to the protein MKRIKRLLTVILSSSYIMTQATNPFLIKPATPFETVPFDKIKIEHYEPAFDEAMKLHNIEIDAIVNNHQAPTFANTIEALEHSGHILNLVSSVFFNLNSAESNDQMMDLSQKISPKLTEHSNNITLNEKLFDRVKAVYDQRDKLGLNPEQKMLLERTYISFEKNGANLKGEDKEKFRKLSTDLAQATLMFGQNVLKETNKYLLELTDKSELAGLPADVIDAAALRAKDKKKTGWAFDLSMPSYVAFMKYSDRRDLREKLYMAYNSKCMNGGEFDNRELIKKISQLRMEIAQLMGYKNYAEYALRDRMAKNENNVYDLLNKLLDAYKPVALEEYKELQGYAIGHENKDITLMPWDFSYYAEKLKDAKFQINDELLRPYFELENVKKGVFGLATELYGLTFKKNEKIPVYNPEVEAFEVYDVHKKFIAILYTDFHPRSGKRNGAWMTEYKGQYKLNGKDNRPSISLVMNFTRPTASKPALLTYDEVNTFLHEFGHSLHGMLTQCTYESLSGTNVYRDFVELPSQFMENYMSQKEFLDRFAVHYQTGEKIPAELVKKIKEADNFNVAYATVRQLNFGFLDMAWHTLTSSFGGDPLVFESEACSKTQILPKVDGVSISTAFNHIFAGGYAAGYYSYKWAEVLDADAFSLFEQKGIFSKEAADSFRKNILEKGGTEDPMVLYKKFRGQEPTIDALLKRTGI